A portion of the Solea senegalensis isolate Sse05_10M linkage group LG17, IFAPA_SoseM_1, whole genome shotgun sequence genome contains these proteins:
- the LOC122784310 gene encoding terminal nucleotidyltransferase 5A-like: MDESVESAAAESCSDGESVSLSVLNWEQVQRLDTILTGSIPIHGRWSFPTLEVKPRDIVKVVRSRMEEKRIHVREVRLNGSAASYVLHEDSGLGWKDLDLIFCAEMKGEMEFQIVKDIVLDSLLDFLPEGVNKEKITPVTLKEAYVQKMVKVCNDSDRWSLISLSNNRGKNVELKFVDSLRRQFEFSVDSFQIRLDSLLLFYECSEHPMAATFHPTILGESVYGDFPTALDHLRKRLICTRSPEEIRGGGLLKYCHLLVRGFRAASEAEMKLLQRYMCSRFFIDFPDVSEQRRKLESYLQNHFVDLEDRKYDYLATLYDVVQESTVCLMGHERRQTLSLISSLALRVLAEQNAIPNAANVTCFYQPAPYVADCNFSNYYVAQVQPVYACLPSPPHQYLTSLQHPIYGTWLPCN, encoded by the exons ATGGACGAGAGTGTTGAGTCTGCTGCGGCCGAAAGCTGCTCTGACGGGGAGAGCGTCAGCCTCAGCGTGCTCAACTGGGAGCAAGTGCAGCGCCTGGACACCATCCTCACCGGCTCCATCCCCATCCACGGCCGCTGGAGCTTCCCCACCCTGGAGGTCAAGCCACGCGATATCGTCAAGGTGGTCCGGAGCCGCATGGAGGAGAAGCGGATACATGTCCGGGAGGTGCGCCTGAACGGCTCCGCGGCCAGCTACGTCCTGCACGAGGACAGCGGCCTTGGCTGGAAAGATCTGGACTTGATATTCTGCGCCGAGATGAAAGGAGAGATGGAGTTTCAGATAGTGAAAGACATAGTTCTGGACTCTCTTCTAGACTTTTTGCCCGAGGGAGTGAATAAAGAAAAGATCACACCAGTGACTTTAAAG GAGGCCTATGTGCAGAAGATGGTGAAGGTGTGTAACGACTCCGACCGCTGGAGTCTCATCTCCCTCTCCAACAACCGTGGCAAAAATGTGGAGCTGAAGTTCGTGGACTCGCTTCGACGGCAGTTTGAGTTCAGCGTGGACTCCTTCCAGATCCGCCTGGACTCGCTTCTCCTCTTCTACGAGTGTTCGGAACACCCGATGGCTGCCACGTTCCACCCCACAATCCTCGGCGAGAGTGTCTACGGCGACTTCCCCACGGCCCTCGACCACCTGCGGAAGCGTCTCATCTGCACACGGAGTCCCGAGGAGATCCGGGGCGGGGGCCTGCTGAAGTACTGTCACCTCCTGGTGCGAGGTTTCCGCGCGGCTTCAGAGGCCGagatgaagctgctgcagcGCTACATGTGCTCGCGCTTCTTTATAGATTTCCCTGATGTGAGCgagcagaggaggaagctggagtccTATCTGCAGAACCACTTTGTTGATCTGGAGGACAGGAAGTACGACTATCTGGCCACGCTGTACGACGTGGTGCAGGAGAGCACGGTGTGCCTGATGGGCCACGAGAGGCGTCAGACTCTCAGCCTCATCTCGTCACTGGCACTGCGAGTCTTGGCGGAACAGAACGCCATTCCCAACGCTGCCAATGTCACCTGCTTCTACCAGCCGGCCCCTTATGTTGCAGACTGCAACTTTAGCAACTATTATGTAGCACAGGTTCAACCTGTTTACGCCTGTCTTCCCTCGCCTCCTCATCAGTATCTAACTTCCCTACAACATCCCATCTATGGCACCTGGTTGCCCTGTAACTAA